Proteins co-encoded in one Streptococcus ruminicola genomic window:
- a CDS encoding GNAT family N-acetyltransferase: MIIRNVRLEDLEAIVAIERENFSAQEAASQEDMKERILTIPDTFLVAELDGEICGYIEGPVIGQRYLTDDLFHHVVKNPDHGGFIAITSLSIAPDFQNQGIGMALLATMKDLAVARKCIGLTLTCHEQLIPYYERNGFIDEGEADSAHGGTTWFNMVWESPAVA; encoded by the coding sequence ATGATTATCAGAAATGTACGCCTTGAGGATTTAGAGGCTATCGTAGCTATTGAGCGTGAGAATTTTTCTGCGCAAGAAGCAGCAAGTCAAGAAGATATGAAAGAGCGCATTTTGACCATTCCAGATACTTTCTTGGTAGCTGAGCTTGATGGGGAGATTTGTGGTTACATTGAAGGACCGGTGATTGGACAACGTTACTTAACAGATGATTTATTCCATCACGTTGTTAAAAATCCTGACCACGGAGGTTTTATTGCTATTACGAGTCTTTCGATTGCTCCTGATTTTCAGAATCAAGGTATCGGGATGGCTTTGCTTGCTACGATGAAAGATTTAGCTGTTGCTAGAAAGTGTATAGGTCTCACCTTGACCTGTCATGAGCAGCTTATCCCTTACTATGAGAGAAATGGTTTTATCGATGAAGGAGAGGCAGACTCAGCACACGGTGGAACCACTTGGTTTAATATGGTTTGGGAGTCTCCAGCGGTAGCGTAA
- the murC gene encoding UDP-N-acetylmuramate--L-alanine ligase yields the protein MSKTYHFIGIKGSGMSALALMLHQMGHKVQGSDVSKYYFTQRGLEQAGIEILPFSEDNITSDVELIAGNAFREDNNVEIAYAVKNGFKFKRYHEFLGDFMRQFTSFGVAGAHGKTSTTGLMAHVLKNITDTSYLIGDGTGRGSANSNYFVFESDEYQRHFMPYHPEYSIITNIDFDHPDYFKSIDDVFDAFNDYAKQVQKALFLFGDDPYLRKITSDADIYYYGFKDSDDFMAYDVVRTTNGSAFKVKHGEEELGSFHLPAFGRHNILNATAVIANLYVAGIDMELVAEHMKTFSGVKRRFTEKVINNTTIIDDFAHHPTEIIATLDAARQKYPSKEIVAVFQPHTFTRTIALLDEFANALNQADSVYLAPIYGSAREVDHGDVKVEDLAVKINKSAKVISLDNVSPLLDHDNAVYVFMGAGDIQMYERSFEELLASLANNTQ from the coding sequence ATGTCTAAAACCTATCATTTTATCGGAATTAAAGGATCTGGTATGAGTGCTCTTGCTTTGATGTTGCACCAAATGGGACACAAAGTTCAAGGAAGTGACGTTAGTAAATACTATTTCACACAACGTGGTTTAGAACAAGCAGGAATTGAAATTCTTCCATTTTCTGAAGACAACATCACATCAGATGTTGAATTAATTGCCGGTAATGCTTTCCGTGAAGATAACAATGTCGAAATTGCCTATGCTGTCAAAAATGGTTTCAAATTCAAACGTTACCATGAATTCCTCGGTGATTTCATGCGCCAATTCACAAGCTTTGGTGTAGCAGGTGCACACGGAAAAACATCAACAACAGGTTTGATGGCACATGTTCTTAAAAATATTACAGATACATCATACTTAATCGGTGATGGTACTGGACGTGGTTCAGCAAACAGCAATTACTTTGTCTTTGAATCTGACGAATACCAACGTCACTTCATGCCTTACCACCCAGAATACTCAATCATCACAAACATCGACTTTGACCACCCTGATTATTTCAAGAGCATTGATGATGTTTTCGATGCTTTCAATGATTATGCAAAACAAGTTCAAAAAGCTTTGTTCTTGTTCGGTGATGATCCATATCTTCGTAAAATCACATCTGATGCAGATATTTACTACTATGGATTTAAAGATAGCGATGATTTCATGGCTTATGATGTTGTTCGTACAACAAATGGATCTGCTTTCAAAGTAAAACATGGTGAAGAAGAACTTGGTTCATTCCACCTTCCAGCATTTGGTCGTCACAATATCTTGAATGCGACAGCTGTTATTGCTAACCTTTACGTAGCAGGTATTGATATGGAATTGGTAGCAGAACACATGAAGACATTTTCTGGTGTTAAGCGTCGTTTCACTGAAAAAGTAATTAACAACACAACAATCATTGATGACTTTGCTCACCATCCAACTGAAATCATTGCAACACTTGATGCTGCACGTCAAAAATACCCAAGCAAAGAAATTGTGGCTGTTTTCCAACCACACACATTCACTCGTACGATTGCACTTTTGGATGAATTCGCTAATGCTTTGAATCAAGCTGATTCAGTTTACTTAGCACCAATTTATGGTTCAGCACGTGAAGTTGACCATGGTGATGTTAAAGTTGAAGACTTGGCTGTTAAAATTAATAAATCAGCTAAAGTTATCAGCCTTGATAATGTCTCACCATTACTTGACCATGACAATGCTGTTTACGTCTTCATGGGTGCTGGTGATATCCAAATGTATGAACGTTCATTTGAAGAATTGTTGGCAAGCTTGGCTAACAACACACAATAA
- a CDS encoding DEAD/DEAH box helicase yields the protein MGRMIPGRIRNQGIELYEQGLVDIISKREDLIQAKVGTHHLQYSLEDEQVRCDCDFFAKKKYCEHLAAVEYYLKNNTEGKELSDELSSHQETQQETKKNTSFGSVFLDGLVINDDDTTKYRLAAHGNQSPYSSDYWWTLKINRLPDDRAYVVRDIKAFLNAVKNEGYYQIGKNYFEPLSLIQFDEASQELIQFLWRVIPDGDHLDVDYILPNHGRNLSLTSGTFEEGINLFNDLYDFSFEHNHQTYGQLIFRPLSGSEDLIQFKVVVHRQSIELIISEKEYQPLFNNAFLFTNGFIFSLNLKQQKILTAIRSLPIEADLAKHLFFDLDDQAKLAASLLDFKELGKVEAPKSFDIRDFKVTFYLELNEYREVALHVSFDYGNVTVHSKRELEELPFASHFKHEEKVFRTLEANGFSASFSSYHAPLADKDLYDFFTRTLGQLARLGQVTLADELEEMRQFEEPQVSVHTKGGLLDISFDFSTVFENDIDDALEALFKNQPYFVNGAGKLVVFDEETQRVSSTLQNLRAKQLDNGHLQLDAISAFQISDLFQGNDRISFSKEFEQLAHDLTHPEEFEVTLPPLQTQLRDYQMTGVRWMSMLDHYGFGGILADDMGLGKTLQTIAFLASHLKEETRILILSPSSLIYNWKDEFTRFAPEIDVAVSYGLKAVRDEIIAENHQVVITSYSSFRQDFAEYNQLNFDYLILDEAQVMKNTQTKIAHYLRQFEVKNCFALSGTPIENKLLEIWSIFQIVLPGLLPDKKRFLKMDAKQVARFIKPFIMRRRKEEVLPELPDLIEINYPNELDRKQKAIYLAQLRQMQETIAGASDADINRRKIEILSGITRLRQICDTPALFMDYQGESGKLDSLRDLLTQIKENGHRALIFSQFRGMLDIAEKEIEELGLTSYKITGSTPANARQEMTRAFNNGSKDTFLISLKAGGVGLNLTGADTVILIDLWWNPAVEMQAISRAHRIGQKENVEVYRLITRGTIEEKILEMQESKKNLVTTVLDGNETRASMTIEEIKEILGLEH from the coding sequence TTGGGTAGAATGATTCCAGGTCGAATTCGCAATCAAGGTATAGAACTTTACGAACAAGGTTTGGTTGACATTATCAGTAAGCGAGAAGATTTAATTCAGGCAAAGGTGGGGACACACCATCTTCAATATTCGCTAGAAGATGAACAAGTTAGGTGTGACTGTGACTTTTTTGCCAAGAAAAAATATTGTGAGCATTTAGCAGCCGTAGAATACTATCTCAAGAATAATACGGAAGGAAAAGAGTTATCAGATGAATTGAGCTCACACCAAGAAACACAGCAAGAAACTAAGAAAAATACCTCTTTTGGTAGTGTTTTTTTGGATGGCTTGGTGATTAATGATGACGATACCACAAAATATCGTTTGGCAGCTCATGGTAATCAAAGCCCCTATTCATCAGATTATTGGTGGACCTTAAAAATCAATCGATTGCCAGATGACCGCGCTTATGTTGTCCGAGACATTAAAGCCTTTTTGAACGCTGTTAAAAATGAGGGATATTACCAGATTGGGAAAAATTATTTTGAACCTTTATCATTGATTCAATTTGATGAAGCCAGTCAGGAATTGATTCAATTTTTATGGCGAGTGATTCCAGATGGTGATCATCTTGATGTTGACTACATCTTACCAAATCATGGTCGAAATCTTTCATTGACAAGTGGAACTTTTGAAGAAGGTATCAACCTCTTTAATGACCTTTATGATTTTTCATTTGAACATAATCATCAAACTTATGGGCAGCTGATTTTTAGACCACTAAGTGGTTCAGAAGACTTAATTCAATTTAAAGTGGTGGTTCATCGTCAATCAATTGAATTAATCATTAGTGAAAAAGAATATCAACCGCTCTTTAATAATGCCTTTTTGTTCACAAATGGGTTTATTTTCAGTTTGAATTTGAAGCAACAAAAGATTTTAACGGCTATTCGTAGTTTGCCAATTGAGGCTGATTTGGCAAAACATTTGTTCTTTGATTTAGACGACCAAGCAAAATTAGCAGCCAGTCTTTTAGATTTTAAAGAACTGGGTAAGGTTGAAGCGCCGAAGAGTTTTGATATTCGTGATTTCAAAGTAACTTTTTATTTAGAACTCAATGAATACCGAGAAGTTGCTTTGCACGTCTCTTTTGATTATGGCAATGTGACCGTTCATAGCAAACGTGAGCTTGAAGAATTACCGTTTGCCAGTCATTTTAAACATGAGGAAAAAGTCTTTAGAACTTTGGAAGCTAATGGTTTTTCAGCCTCATTCTCGTCTTATCATGCGCCGCTAGCTGATAAGGATTTGTACGATTTCTTCACACGAACTTTGGGACAATTAGCACGACTAGGTCAGGTTACTTTGGCTGATGAACTTGAAGAGATGCGTCAATTTGAAGAACCACAGGTTTCTGTTCATACTAAAGGTGGTCTGCTAGATATCTCATTTGATTTTTCAACGGTTTTTGAAAATGATATTGATGATGCCTTAGAAGCACTCTTTAAAAATCAACCTTATTTTGTCAATGGAGCTGGTAAGTTAGTTGTCTTTGATGAAGAAACTCAGCGTGTTAGTAGCACTCTTCAAAACTTACGTGCCAAACAACTGGATAATGGGCATTTGCAACTAGATGCTATTTCAGCTTTCCAAATTTCAGATTTGTTCCAAGGAAATGACCGCATTTCCTTCTCAAAAGAATTTGAACAATTAGCACATGATTTAACCCACCCAGAAGAATTTGAGGTCACTTTGCCACCTCTACAAACACAATTGCGTGATTACCAAATGACTGGTGTTCGTTGGATGTCCATGCTTGACCACTACGGCTTTGGTGGTATTCTAGCCGATGACATGGGGCTGGGTAAAACCCTTCAAACCATTGCTTTTCTAGCTTCGCACTTGAAAGAAGAAACACGTATTTTAATCTTATCACCGTCAAGTTTGATTTATAACTGGAAAGACGAATTCACTCGCTTTGCTCCTGAGATAGATGTGGCTGTTTCTTATGGTTTAAAAGCAGTGCGCGATGAGATTATTGCTGAAAATCATCAGGTGGTGATTACAAGCTATTCTTCTTTCCGCCAAGATTTTGCAGAATACAATCAGTTGAATTTTGATTATTTGATTTTAGATGAAGCCCAGGTGATGAAAAATACTCAAACCAAGATTGCGCATTACTTGCGTCAATTTGAAGTTAAAAATTGCTTCGCCCTTTCAGGAACGCCAATTGAAAATAAACTCCTTGAAATTTGGTCAATTTTCCAAATTGTATTGCCAGGTTTATTACCAGATAAAAAACGCTTTTTAAAAATGGATGCCAAACAAGTCGCACGATTTATCAAGCCGTTTATTATGCGTCGTCGCAAAGAAGAAGTTCTGCCAGAGTTGCCAGATTTGATTGAAATCAATTATCCAAATGAGCTTGACCGCAAGCAAAAAGCTATTTATCTTGCGCAGCTCCGTCAAATGCAAGAAACCATTGCTGGAGCTTCAGATGCGGATATTAATCGTCGTAAAATCGAGATTTTATCAGGAATCACACGCCTGCGTCAAATCTGTGATACCCCAGCGCTCTTTATGGATTATCAAGGAGAAAGTGGAAAACTTGATAGTCTTCGTGATTTGTTAACGCAAATCAAAGAAAATGGTCACCGAGCACTTATCTTCTCACAATTCCGTGGCATGCTAGACATTGCTGAAAAAGAGATTGAAGAACTAGGTTTAACTTCTTATAAGATTACTGGTTCGACCCCAGCTAATGCTCGTCAAGAAATGACTCGTGCTTTTAACAATGGTTCAAAAGATACCTTCTTGATTTCTTTGAAAGCAGGAGGAGTTGGCTTGAATCTAACAGGGGCTGATACAGTTATTTTGATTGACCTTTGGTGGAACCCAGCGGTAGAAATGCAAGCCATCAGCCGTGCTCACCGTATTGGTCAAAAAGAAAATGTTGAAGTCTATCGTTTGATTACGCGCGGGACTATTGAAGAAAAAATCCTTGAGATGCAAGAAAGCAAGAAAAATCTTGTCACGACAGTTCTTGATGGTAATGAAACAAGAGCAAGCATGACCATCGAAGAAATCAAGGAAATCCTTGGATTAGAGCATTAA
- the der gene encoding ribosome biogenesis GTPase Der translates to MALPTVAIVGRPNVGKSTLFNRIAGERISIVEDVEGVTRDRIYTTGEWLNRKFSLIDTGGIDDVDAPFMEQIKHQADIAMTEADVIVFVVSGKEGVTDADEYVSKILYRTNKPVILVVNKVDNPEMRNDIYDFYSLGLGDPYPVSSVHGIGTGDVLDAIVENLPVEEEDENPDIIKFSLIGRPNVGKSSLINAILGEERVIASPIAGTTRDAIDTNFIDSEGQEYTMIDTAGMRKSGKVYENTEKYSVMRSMRAIDRSDIVLMVINAEEGIREYDKRIAGFAHEAGKGIIIVVNKWDTIEKNNHTVAKWEEDIRDQFQFLSYAPIIFVSAATKQRLNKLPEMIKKISESQNKRIPSAVLNDVIMDAIAINPTPTDKGKRLKIFYGTQVSVKPPTFVIFVNEEELMHFSYMRFLENQIRAAFGFEGTPINLIARKRK, encoded by the coding sequence ATGGCTTTACCTACAGTTGCTATTGTCGGACGTCCAAACGTCGGCAAATCGACTTTGTTTAACCGTATCGCAGGTGAGCGTATTTCAATTGTTGAAGATGTCGAGGGTGTTACTCGTGACCGTATCTATACAACAGGTGAATGGCTTAACCGCAAGTTTTCATTGATTGATACAGGTGGTATTGATGATGTTGATGCACCATTTATGGAACAAATCAAACACCAAGCTGATATTGCGATGACAGAAGCAGATGTTATCGTCTTTGTGGTATCAGGAAAAGAAGGTGTTACAGATGCTGATGAGTACGTTTCAAAAATCTTGTACCGTACCAATAAACCAGTTATCTTAGTTGTCAATAAAGTAGATAATCCAGAAATGCGTAATGATATCTACGACTTCTACTCACTTGGCCTTGGTGATCCATATCCAGTTTCATCTGTTCACGGGATTGGTACAGGGGATGTTTTGGATGCAATCGTTGAAAATCTTCCTGTGGAAGAAGAGGACGAAAATCCAGACATTATCAAGTTCAGTTTGATCGGACGTCCAAACGTTGGTAAATCAAGCTTGATTAATGCGATTCTTGGTGAAGAACGTGTTATCGCAAGTCCAATTGCCGGTACAACACGTGATGCTATTGATACAAACTTTATTGACAGCGAAGGTCAAGAATACACAATGATTGACACCGCTGGTATGCGTAAATCTGGTAAAGTTTATGAAAACACTGAAAAATACTCAGTGATGCGTTCAATGCGTGCTATTGACCGTTCAGATATTGTTCTTATGGTTATTAACGCTGAAGAAGGTATTCGTGAGTATGATAAACGTATCGCTGGTTTTGCACATGAAGCTGGTAAAGGGATTATCATCGTTGTTAACAAATGGGATACCATCGAAAAAAATAACCACACTGTAGCAAAATGGGAAGAAGATATTCGTGATCAATTCCAATTCTTGTCATATGCTCCAATCATCTTCGTATCAGCAGCAACAAAACAACGTTTGAACAAATTGCCTGAAATGATTAAGAAAATCAGCGAAAGTCAAAACAAACGTATTCCATCAGCTGTTCTTAACGATGTTATCATGGATGCGATTGCTATTAACCCAACACCAACCGATAAAGGTAAACGTTTGAAAATCTTCTATGGCACACAAGTTTCCGTTAAACCACCAACGTTTGTTATCTTTGTTAACGAAGAAGAGCTTATGCACTTCTCATATATGCGTTTCTTAGAAAATCAAATCCGTGCAGCTTTCGGTTTCGAAGGTACACCAATCAACTTGATTGCCCGCAAACGTAAATAA
- the dnaI gene encoding primosomal protein DnaI produces the protein MEKIGQTLAKQLRQSRTDLNELTQAILADKEIADFITSNGLTQEQINRSLPKFNQFMVEREKFQNQDASYVAKGYKPALSMNEGYADVIYLETRELVEAKKRQDIKNRVTLIGLPTSLKHISTDDIDLGDPNRIEIYNYLNDYIKNLEDKPQKGLYVFGTFGVGKSYLMAYLANRLSAKYGKSTTLLHFPTFCVDIKNAINTGTVKEQIDQIKQSEILVLDDIGAEQQSSWIRDDVLQVILQYRMQENLLTFFTSNLDFKGLEEHFSISRSGDETWQAKRVMERIRYLAREIHLQGENRR, from the coding sequence ATGGAAAAAATCGGACAAACCTTGGCTAAACAGCTTCGCCAAAGTCGAACTGATCTTAATGAATTGACTCAAGCTATTTTAGCGGATAAGGAAATTGCTGATTTTATCACGTCAAATGGCTTGACTCAAGAGCAGATTAATCGTAGCCTCCCTAAGTTTAATCAGTTTATGGTTGAACGCGAGAAGTTTCAAAATCAAGATGCTTCATATGTGGCAAAAGGTTATAAGCCAGCTCTTAGCATGAATGAAGGGTATGCTGATGTCATTTATTTAGAGACTCGCGAGTTGGTAGAAGCTAAAAAACGTCAAGATATTAAAAACCGTGTGACCTTGATTGGTTTGCCAACAAGTCTGAAGCATATTTCAACGGATGACATTGACCTTGGCGACCCTAACCGTATCGAGATTTATAATTATTTGAATGATTACATTAAGAATCTTGAAGATAAACCGCAAAAGGGACTTTATGTTTTTGGAACCTTTGGTGTCGGGAAATCTTACTTGATGGCTTACTTAGCAAATCGCCTGTCAGCTAAGTATGGTAAGTCAACAACTCTCTTGCATTTTCCAACTTTCTGTGTTGACATTAAGAATGCCATTAATACTGGTACTGTGAAAGAGCAGATTGACCAAATTAAGCAATCTGAGATTTTGGTACTGGATGATATTGGTGCTGAACAACAAAGTTCTTGGATTCGTGATGATGTGCTCCAAGTGATTCTTCAGTATCGTATGCAAGAAAATCTGTTAACGTTCTTCACTTCTAACCTTGATTTTAAGGGACTTGAAGAACACTTCTCAATCTCACGTTCTGGTGATGAAACTTGGCAAGCCAAGCGTGTTATGGAACGTATCCGTTATTTAGCTCGAGAAATTCATCTCCAAGGTGAAAATCGACGTTAA
- a CDS encoding DnaD domain protein: protein MRPIDEFSYVKNNKVLLDSDSLSQLYHPVIGNHAVLLYEYLLAFFDDGIKRHKFSEILNHLQLSMQEVEEALAILTAVDLLVLYQTRDAYVLKLQPALNRETFLANAIYRRLLEQRIGDVAVAELDVVLPDGARDVSKKFSDIFSVDENPKVPKTVSKNHFDLDSFERLMLRDGLQFKDEKADVVKIYSLADKYSMNWFDIYQLAKSTAINGKISPQRMTVQLEQKKTANNQTKEQFDAKEQVIIREAKQASAKEFLEKIKAPRRAVVTESERKVLEELANMDFLDEVINVMVLYTLNKTQSANINKPYIMKVANDFAYQKITTAEAAVLKMRSFTQRNKERKAKAKVTKTNVPEWTAKEYKHVATAEEKAKLEELRRSMLED from the coding sequence ATGAGACCGATTGATGAATTTTCTTATGTCAAAAACAATAAGGTTTTGTTGGATTCTGATAGTCTAAGTCAGCTATATCATCCTGTTATCGGGAACCATGCGGTGCTTTTGTATGAGTATCTGCTTGCTTTCTTTGATGATGGTATCAAACGTCATAAGTTTAGTGAGATTTTGAATCACTTACAGTTGAGCATGCAAGAAGTCGAGGAAGCTCTGGCTATCTTAACCGCAGTAGACTTACTGGTTTTATACCAAACACGAGATGCTTATGTTTTGAAATTACAACCTGCCTTAAATCGCGAAACGTTCTTAGCCAATGCAATTTACCGTCGTTTATTAGAACAAAGGATTGGTGATGTTGCGGTGGCTGAGTTGGATGTGGTTCTGCCTGATGGTGCGCGTGATGTTTCTAAGAAGTTCTCTGATATTTTTTCAGTAGATGAAAATCCAAAAGTGCCTAAGACAGTGTCAAAAAACCATTTCGATTTGGACAGTTTTGAGCGTTTAATGTTACGTGATGGTTTGCAATTCAAAGATGAAAAAGCTGATGTAGTTAAGATTTATAGCCTAGCTGATAAATACAGCATGAATTGGTTTGACATTTATCAATTGGCAAAAAGTACGGCTATTAATGGTAAAATTTCGCCACAACGAATGACGGTACAGCTTGAGCAGAAAAAAACAGCTAATAACCAAACCAAAGAGCAATTTGATGCTAAAGAACAAGTGATCATCAGAGAAGCTAAACAAGCTTCTGCCAAGGAATTTCTTGAAAAAATCAAAGCACCCCGTCGTGCTGTGGTTACTGAAAGTGAGCGCAAAGTTTTAGAAGAACTGGCTAATATGGATTTCCTAGATGAAGTCATTAATGTGATGGTTCTTTACACTTTGAATAAAACGCAGTCAGCCAATATCAACAAACCTTATATCATGAAGGTGGCAAATGATTTTGCTTACCAAAAAATTACGACAGCAGAAGCGGCTGTTCTTAAGATGCGTAGTTTCACGCAACGAAATAAAGAACGCAAAGCTAAAGCAAAAGTGACTAAAACTAATGTTCCAGAATGGACAGCAAAAGAATACAAACATGTTGCGACAGCTGAAGAAAAGGCAAAACTTGAAGAGCTTAGACGTAGCATGTTAGAAGATTAA
- the nrdR gene encoding transcriptional regulator NrdR: MRCPKCNYNKSSVIDSRQAEDGNTIRRRRECENCHARFTTFERVEELPLLVIKKDGTREQFSREKILNGIFQSAQKRPVSSDDIEQVVSRIEQKIRSEYESEVPSTVIGNLVMDELAELDEITYVRFASVYKSFKDVDEIEELLQQITNRVRSKKKRSKLNETD; this comes from the coding sequence ATGCGTTGTCCAAAATGTAATTATAATAAATCGAGTGTCATCGATAGCCGTCAAGCAGAAGATGGTAATACGATTCGACGACGCCGAGAATGTGAAAATTGTCATGCGCGTTTTACAACCTTTGAACGCGTTGAAGAACTACCCTTGTTAGTCATTAAAAAAGATGGAACGCGTGAACAATTTTCTCGTGAAAAAATCCTAAATGGAATTTTTCAAAGCGCACAAAAACGTCCAGTATCAAGCGATGATATTGAACAGGTGGTGTCTCGTATTGAACAAAAAATTCGTAGCGAATACGAAAGTGAAGTTCCGAGTACTGTGATTGGTAATCTGGTCATGGATGAGCTGGCAGAACTTGATGAAATTACTTATGTTCGTTTTGCCTCAGTTTATAAATCATTTAAAGATGTTGATGAGATTGAGGAACTTTTGCAGCAAATTACGAATCGTGTGCGTAGCAAGAAGAAAAGAAGTAAGCTAAATGAGACCGATTGA
- a CDS encoding sensor histidine kinase, producing the protein MTRIFLSKDRYNTEQSTEVVREFLSKETSLSQEKLLDLLNQYGASGSLIENADKKYILDRQGGIDELIFDNQEVSVFNKDKQLVLTTDKVLSTMKIGKVGETVMYRSPAFTGFYQSEKIYSKDSRKVIGYVTVYQSIASYFMARHTFVVITLLCELVEACVIFYLVLAVSHRTLRPLREFQTFVDKLAESPSELALRSDIQSGDEIEDLSQNFDSVLEQIEGFAKRQTRFVSDVSHELRTPIAVIKGHLGLLQRWGKDDPEVLCESLDAAYHEADRMSIMVNDMLDMIRVQGSFDLHKGEVTDLKQSIDVVLGNFRILYPDFRFSLVSTVEDCIYAEIYKHHFEQAILILIDNGVKYSSGSKNIHVTLDVLGDNAIVKVRDEGEGISQDDLNHIFERFYRTDKSRNRVSTQGGLGIGLAILKQIVDAYELKVSVSSVVDEGTEFTLIIPLVTTEKIKKTD; encoded by the coding sequence GTGACACGAATTTTTCTTTCAAAAGATCGTTATAACACCGAGCAATCCACAGAAGTTGTTCGTGAATTTTTATCTAAAGAAACTTCTCTTTCGCAAGAGAAGTTATTAGATTTGTTGAATCAATATGGTGCTTCAGGTTCGCTTATTGAAAATGCCGATAAGAAGTATATTCTTGATAGGCAAGGCGGCATTGACGAATTGATTTTTGATAATCAAGAAGTTTCTGTCTTTAATAAAGATAAACAATTAGTTTTGACAACCGATAAAGTACTATCGACAATGAAAATTGGAAAAGTTGGTGAAACGGTGATGTACCGTTCGCCAGCTTTTACTGGTTTTTACCAGAGTGAAAAAATTTATTCCAAAGATAGTCGAAAAGTTATTGGTTACGTAACCGTCTACCAAAGTATTGCTTCGTATTTTATGGCTCGTCATACTTTTGTAGTGATTACTTTGCTATGTGAACTTGTCGAAGCTTGTGTGATTTTTTATTTAGTTCTTGCGGTATCGCATAGGACGTTGAGGCCACTTCGCGAATTTCAAACATTTGTTGATAAACTCGCTGAAAGTCCAAGTGAATTAGCTTTACGTTCGGATATTCAATCTGGTGATGAAATTGAAGATTTGTCACAAAATTTTGATAGCGTTTTAGAGCAAATTGAGGGATTTGCTAAGCGACAAACACGCTTTGTTAGTGATGTTAGCCATGAATTGCGCACACCGATTGCTGTCATCAAGGGGCATTTAGGCTTGTTGCAGCGCTGGGGAAAAGATGACCCAGAAGTTTTATGCGAGAGTCTTGATGCCGCTTATCATGAGGCGGATCGCATGTCAATTATGGTAAATGACATGCTAGATATGATTCGTGTTCAAGGAAGTTTTGATCTTCATAAGGGAGAGGTTACAGATTTAAAACAATCCATTGACGTTGTTTTAGGAAATTTCCGCATTCTGTATCCTGATTTCCGTTTTTCACTCGTTTCAACGGTTGAAGATTGTATTTATGCAGAGATTTACAAGCATCATTTTGAACAGGCTATTTTAATCTTGATTGATAATGGCGTAAAATATTCTTCAGGTAGTAAAAATATTCATGTGACTTTGGATGTTTTAGGAGATAATGCAATTGTAAAAGTTCGTGATGAAGGTGAGGGAATTTCACAAGATGACCTTAATCATATCTTTGAACGATTCTATCGTACTGATAAGTCACGTAACCGTGTTTCAACACAAGGTGGGCTTGGAATTGGTTTAGCCATTCTTAAGCAAATTGTGGATGCTTATGAACTCAAAGTTAGCGTCAGCAGTGTTGTTGATGAGGGGACTGAGTTTACTTTAATCATTCCACTTGTTACGACAGAAAAAATTAAAAAGACAGACTGA
- a CDS encoding response regulator transcription factor: MSKKILIIEDEKNLARFVSLELQHEGYSVVVETNGRLGLQTALDDDFDLILLDLMLPDMDGFEITRRLRLEKDTSIIMMTARDSIMDIVAGLDRGADDYIVKPFAIEELLARVRAVFRRQDANSKQDKEGQAKEGLLGLRLNPQNRSAVRGDDEISLTKREYDLLSVLLSNVNRVMTREELLASVWRYDTDIETNVVDVYIRYLRGKIDIPGKESYIQTVRGMGYIIREK, encoded by the coding sequence ATGAGTAAAAAGATTTTAATTATTGAGGATGAAAAAAATCTTGCACGCTTCGTGTCTTTAGAATTACAACATGAGGGGTATTCAGTAGTTGTTGAGACAAATGGACGTTTAGGGCTTCAAACTGCATTGGATGATGATTTTGATTTGATCCTATTAGATTTGATGTTACCTGATATGGACGGATTCGAAATTACACGTCGTCTTCGTTTGGAAAAAGACACTTCAATTATCATGATGACTGCTCGTGATTCTATTATGGATATTGTTGCTGGTCTTGACCGTGGAGCAGATGATTACATTGTAAAACCATTTGCTATTGAAGAATTACTCGCTCGTGTTCGTGCAGTATTCCGTCGTCAAGATGCTAATTCTAAACAAGACAAAGAAGGTCAAGCAAAAGAAGGTCTCTTAGGTCTTCGTTTGAACCCACAAAATCGTTCTGCAGTGCGTGGTGATGATGAAATTTCATTAACAAAACGTGAATACGATTTGTTGAGCGTGCTTCTTTCAAATGTTAATCGCGTAATGACACGTGAAGAACTTTTGGCAAGTGTTTGGCGTTATGATACAGACATCGAAACAAATGTCGTGGATGTTTACATCCGTTACCTACGTGGTAAAATTGATATTCCTGGTAAAGAATCATATATCCAAACAGTTCGTGGAATGGGTTATATTATTCGAGAAAAATAA